A stretch of the Desulfobaculum bizertense DSM 18034 genome encodes the following:
- the tpiA gene encoding triose-phosphate isomerase, with product MQKLIAANWKMFKTIGEAREMASDLVRRVGEIPADREVLVIPPSTAIFAVAEEFGHAKGFQVGGQNFHPEVEGAFTGEIAPRMLTDLCCTYALAGHSERRHVFGEGDELVGRKVTFGLENGLKMILCVGEKIDERKGGRVEEVLRRQLEVGLAGVSRDIPETDIVVAYEPVWAIGTGEVAGPEEIVHAHAFIRNVLVELFGEKGHSIRIQYGGSVKPKNCADILALDNVDGVLVGGASLQAESFSQIVKA from the coding sequence ATGCAGAAGCTGATTGCTGCAAACTGGAAAATGTTTAAAACCATTGGTGAAGCCCGGGAAATGGCTTCCGATCTGGTTCGTCGTGTTGGGGAAATCCCCGCAGATCGAGAAGTGCTGGTTATTCCTCCAAGCACCGCAATTTTTGCTGTGGCCGAAGAGTTTGGCCATGCCAAAGGCTTTCAGGTTGGTGGGCAGAACTTCCACCCGGAAGTGGAGGGCGCATTCACGGGCGAAATCGCTCCGCGTATGCTGACTGACCTGTGCTGCACCTATGCGCTGGCAGGTCACTCTGAGCGTCGTCATGTCTTTGGCGAAGGCGACGAGCTTGTTGGGCGCAAGGTGACCTTCGGACTGGAAAATGGTCTGAAAATGATTTTGTGTGTTGGTGAAAAAATTGATGAGCGAAAGGGCGGACGCGTTGAAGAAGTTCTTCGCCGTCAGCTTGAGGTCGGTCTGGCGGGAGTTTCTCGCGATATCCCCGAGACGGACATCGTTGTGGCCTATGAACCAGTCTGGGCTATTGGCACCGGAGAGGTTGCAGGTCCTGAAGAAATAGTGCATGCTCACGCCTTCATCCGGAATGTTCTCGTTGAGTTGTTTGGTGAAAAGGGCCATTCTATCCGTATTCAGTACGGTGGAAGCGTCAAGCCAAAGAACTGCGCAGACATTCTTGCGCTTGACAACGTGGATGGAGTATTGGTAGGAGGCGCTAGCCTTCAGGCTGAGAGCTTCAGCCAAATCGTCAAGGCATAA
- a CDS encoding sodium-dependent transporter, whose protein sequence is MQKRDGFTSSIGVTLATLGSAVGLGNIWKVPYLTGMNGGASFLVMYIMCTFVVGLPIMIAEILIGRHVKANAVESYRKLSPKGQPWFLIGVIGVLGAFTITAYYSGVAGWVFAYVYKSFAALITGGGVVDSTAMFNDLVTDPAQAVFWQYVVLVTVGLVIMMGVSKGIEGTVKRLMPVLFVLLVALGIRSMTLPGASAGLAFLFSPDFSKIDSNVILMALGLAFFKMSIGMGIMTTYGSYYRDDQNVPFTTLQVMLADLTVSILAGVAIFPAVFAFGMEPAAGPSLLFLTIPEVFKSMPLGNFFQLLFFVLAAVASLGAMLSLLEVPVAFITEQTGWSRKAGTSITVGLLMLFGAPAALSSSVAQGWHIFGMNPFDFYDYLSSNLLLPLDGIAICVFAAWVWGKKPFSKAFSNNGQLENGTIAALAFGLLKYVSPVLILIILFKGLGVF, encoded by the coding sequence ATGCAGAAAAGAGACGGATTTACTTCGAGTATTGGCGTGACACTGGCAACACTGGGGTCCGCCGTTGGCCTCGGTAACATCTGGAAAGTTCCGTACCTGACAGGAATGAATGGCGGGGCGTCTTTCCTCGTCATGTATATTATGTGCACGTTTGTTGTTGGCCTGCCCATCATGATCGCGGAGATTCTGATTGGACGGCACGTCAAGGCAAATGCTGTTGAGAGTTACCGAAAGCTTTCACCAAAAGGACAGCCGTGGTTCCTCATCGGTGTGATTGGCGTGCTTGGCGCTTTTACCATCACGGCATATTACTCGGGCGTTGCTGGCTGGGTTTTTGCCTATGTGTATAAAAGTTTTGCTGCGCTGATTACTGGCGGGGGCGTCGTTGATAGCACCGCTATGTTTAATGACCTCGTCACTGACCCCGCACAGGCTGTGTTTTGGCAGTATGTTGTGCTGGTGACTGTTGGTCTGGTCATTATGATGGGTGTTTCAAAGGGCATTGAGGGAACAGTGAAACGCCTGATGCCTGTACTGTTTGTCCTGTTGGTGGCTCTTGGTATTCGGAGCATGACTCTGCCCGGTGCCTCTGCTGGATTAGCCTTTTTGTTCAGCCCGGATTTCAGCAAAATTGATTCAAACGTGATTTTGATGGCCCTTGGTCTGGCATTTTTCAAAATGTCGATTGGTATGGGCATCATGACAACCTACGGCAGCTATTACCGTGATGACCAGAATGTTCCGTTCACCACACTTCAGGTTATGCTGGCTGACCTCACTGTGTCCATTTTGGCTGGTGTGGCTATTTTCCCTGCTGTTTTTGCCTTTGGAATGGAGCCTGCTGCTGGTCCGTCCCTGCTGTTTCTGACCATCCCCGAGGTTTTCAAGTCCATGCCTCTGGGAAATTTCTTTCAGCTTCTGTTTTTTGTTCTTGCTGCGGTGGCATCCCTTGGCGCAATGCTGTCGCTGCTGGAAGTTCCTGTCGCATTCATTACCGAGCAGACAGGGTGGAGCCGAAAAGCAGGAACAAGCATTACTGTTGGCCTGCTGATGCTGTTTGGTGCCCCGGCTGCATTGTCGAGTAGCGTTGCACAGGGCTGGCATATCTTTGGTATGAATCCCTTTGATTTTTACGATTATCTTTCTTCAAACCTGCTTTTGCCTCTTGACGGCATCGCAATTTGTGTGTTTGCTGCATGGGTCTGGGGGAAGAAACCTTTCTCCAAAGCATTTTCCAACAATGGTCAGCTCGAAAACGGTACGATTGCAGCGCTTGCTTTTGGCTTGCTGAAATACGTATCGCCTGTCCTGATTCTCATCATCCTGTTTAAGGGACTGGGAGTCTTTTAG
- the gcvT gene encoding glycine cleavage system aminomethyltransferase GcvT: protein MTQLLTTPLHAWHVAYGAKMVPFAGWEMPVQYTGILEEHHHTRSKASIFDICHMGEFKLKGARAKEQLSRLVTHNLETLGPGRCRYGFLLNEEGGILDDLIVYCITDDEYMLVVNSARISSDFAWIKAHLSDDVFFDDMSELMAKIDIQGPLACSALNTVTGLDWSFLRFFAFKKAEFQNDTFLVSRTGYTGELGYELYIREEAAERLWEALLDHPDVLPAGLGARDTLRLESGLSLYGQDLDEEHTPAESGCGFFLKSNAEYIGKDKAHTVRELLIPLVMEGRRAARHNDPVFLPSGEEVGRVTSGSFAPSLGYAIALAYVKKEYADQVDFLAGKGKKKIQARKTELPFYRDGTARTAL from the coding sequence TTGACACAGCTTCTGACCACTCCACTTCATGCCTGGCATGTGGCATACGGTGCCAAAATGGTGCCCTTCGCTGGTTGGGAAATGCCTGTTCAGTACACAGGTATCCTTGAGGAACATCATCACACCCGCAGCAAGGCCTCAATTTTTGACATCTGTCACATGGGCGAATTTAAGCTAAAGGGAGCACGCGCCAAGGAGCAGTTGTCCCGACTGGTTACACACAATCTGGAGACACTGGGTCCCGGACGCTGCCGGTATGGTTTTCTTCTGAATGAAGAAGGAGGCATCCTCGACGACCTCATCGTGTACTGTATTACTGACGACGAATACATGCTTGTCGTCAACAGTGCCCGCATCTCGTCCGACTTTGCCTGGATCAAGGCACATCTGTCGGACGATGTTTTTTTTGATGACATGTCCGAGCTTATGGCCAAAATTGACATTCAGGGACCACTTGCCTGCTCTGCGCTCAACACCGTCACCGGTCTCGACTGGAGCTTCCTGCGCTTCTTTGCCTTTAAAAAGGCTGAATTCCAGAACGACACCTTCCTTGTAAGCCGTACAGGTTACACCGGCGAGCTGGGATATGAACTGTACATCCGCGAAGAAGCCGCAGAACGCCTGTGGGAGGCTCTGCTGGACCATCCGGATGTTTTGCCTGCGGGTCTTGGCGCCCGAGACACCCTGCGTCTGGAATCTGGTCTGTCCCTCTACGGACAGGACCTGGACGAAGAGCACACACCTGCAGAATCAGGATGCGGTTTCTTCCTGAAATCGAATGCTGAGTACATTGGCAAAGACAAGGCCCATACGGTTCGCGAACTGCTCATTCCACTTGTAATGGAGGGCCGCCGCGCAGCCCGGCACAATGATCCTGTATTCCTGCCCTCTGGCGAAGAAGTAGGCCGGGTAACAAGCGGATCTTTTGCTCCGAGCCTTGGCTATGCCATTGCACTGGCCTACGTCAAAAAAGAGTACGCCGATCAGGTTGATTTTCTTGCTGGAAAGGGCAAAAAGAAAATCCAAGCCCGCAAGACTGAGCTTCCTTTCTACAGGGATGGCACAGCTCGCACGGCGCTGTAA
- the secG gene encoding preprotein translocase subunit SecG produces the protein MQSLVLTLHILACLILIVLVLLQSGKEGMGVIFGGGSSTVFGSSGAGSLLTKLTGFLAAIFLITSLLYNVLISSTPGDETIMTDIPAVTQPAPVEQKAPVTDDIPTAKESEPAK, from the coding sequence TTGCAATCTTTAGTCCTTACGCTGCATATTCTTGCCTGCCTGATTCTCATTGTACTCGTACTACTACAGTCAGGAAAAGAGGGCATGGGTGTCATTTTTGGCGGTGGTTCCAGCACGGTTTTCGGTTCTTCTGGAGCTGGAAGCCTTTTGACCAAGCTAACTGGCTTCCTAGCAGCCATCTTTTTGATTACGTCGCTCCTGTACAATGTCTTGATTAGCTCTACGCCTGGTGACGAGACCATTATGACGGATATTCCGGCTGTGACCCAGCCTGCTCCTGTTGAGCAGAAGGCTCCGGTGACTGACGATATTCCTACAGCAAAGGAATCCGAACCAGCAAAATAG
- a CDS encoding GAF domain-containing protein translates to MGTNSLNKLLAIVCSVFDAYSTVLFLPDKNSSEYILGAQFSLGNEIREDLRLAPGQGLVGWMIRNRKPLLINNFDRKRSRLGYYTGDEELKVKAFMGCPLKTGEGALCVDSRRSYNFSDKELKILDMFSGLACDISDGLTQVEQDLVEHRFYRSLQQIQGLRRQCPHWSVFLKAFLEIVSEATRFPVCFLAARDERGEGYFIEGSSQEIFDAKSLERKYSMKSGLVGWVFSNRQAVCSGESVCSAVGQTLLGKDAALPLCKTFICLPLLIHKKARGVLVLAHPEAMEINCATKGFAEMATDHLTLFLENLYLKSRI, encoded by the coding sequence ATGGGAACCAACAGCCTTAACAAGCTCCTTGCCATTGTTTGCAGCGTCTTTGACGCGTATTCGACCGTTCTTTTTCTGCCAGACAAAAATTCTTCAGAATATATTCTTGGCGCACAGTTTAGCCTTGGGAATGAAATTCGCGAGGATCTGAGACTTGCGCCGGGGCAGGGTCTTGTTGGCTGGATGATTCGCAACCGCAAGCCGCTGCTCATTAATAACTTTGACCGCAAACGCAGTCGCCTTGGCTATTACACCGGCGACGAGGAACTCAAGGTCAAAGCGTTCATGGGGTGTCCCCTCAAGACTGGCGAAGGTGCGCTTTGCGTTGACTCTCGCCGTTCCTATAATTTTAGCGACAAAGAATTAAAGATTCTCGATATGTTCTCTGGCCTTGCCTGTGACATTAGCGATGGGCTGACACAGGTTGAGCAGGATCTTGTTGAGCATCGTTTTTATCGCAGTCTCCAGCAGATTCAGGGATTGCGCCGCCAGTGCCCGCACTGGAGCGTCTTTCTGAAAGCGTTTTTGGAAATCGTATCAGAAGCGACCCGCTTCCCCGTCTGTTTTCTCGCTGCTCGGGATGAACGGGGCGAGGGCTATTTTATTGAAGGTTCTAGTCAGGAGATTTTTGACGCAAAATCGCTTGAGCGGAAATATTCAATGAAGAGCGGACTCGTTGGCTGGGTCTTTAGTAACCGGCAGGCTGTCTGCTCCGGAGAATCTGTTTGCTCTGCAGTAGGTCAGACGCTTTTGGGAAAAGACGCTGCTCTTCCTTTGTGCAAAACTTTTATTTGCCTCCCGCTCTTGATACACAAAAAGGCGAGAGGAGTGCTCGTGCTTGCCCATCCAGAAGCGATGGAGATTAACTGCGCGACAAAAGGCTTTGCAGAAATGGCAACAGACCACCTGACGCTGTTTTTGGAGAATCTTTACCTTAAAAGCCGTATCTAG
- a CDS encoding 16S rRNA (uracil(1498)-N(3))-methyltransferase: MKTFYLEPELWGPARSGNSVELRGEEASHMLRSLRLDTGETVQLIDGLGTLGTFEITATAKHAAVLSPLEIQDIPLPHNPVSLALGWTKSLRRSILLEKATELQAAELIFWKAQRSQGKVPDEVKDSWQAKLLAGAKQCGNPRIPELKTCPNGVDDLIAMAKDYEHCYLLWEDQDCESILDFPAVTRPGKVLCVVGPEGGFTDEEAEALRENGFQAMSLGHSVLRWETAALMCLGLFWWGRHHAD, translated from the coding sequence GTGAAAACATTCTATCTTGAACCTGAGTTATGGGGTCCGGCCCGTTCCGGAAATTCTGTTGAACTGCGCGGCGAAGAGGCCAGCCACATGCTGCGCTCACTCCGCCTTGATACCGGAGAAACCGTCCAGCTTATCGATGGCCTTGGGACTCTTGGTACATTTGAAATTACAGCCACGGCCAAGCACGCTGCGGTTCTCTCTCCGCTTGAAATTCAGGATATTCCTCTGCCCCACAACCCCGTCAGCCTTGCTCTTGGCTGGACCAAAAGCCTGCGCCGAAGCATTTTGCTGGAAAAAGCAACTGAGCTTCAGGCTGCAGAGCTTATCTTTTGGAAGGCACAGCGCAGTCAGGGCAAAGTCCCAGACGAAGTCAAAGACTCATGGCAGGCAAAACTTTTGGCTGGAGCCAAGCAGTGCGGCAACCCGCGCATTCCAGAACTCAAGACCTGTCCCAATGGTGTCGACGATCTGATCGCAATGGCTAAAGACTACGAGCACTGCTATCTTTTATGGGAAGATCAGGACTGCGAAAGCATTCTCGACTTTCCAGCCGTTACTCGCCCCGGAAAGGTCCTTTGTGTTGTTGGACCAGAAGGCGGCTTTACTGATGAGGAAGCAGAAGCACTTCGCGAAAATGGATTTCAGGCAATGAGCTTAGGGCACTCTGTGTTGCGCTGGGAAACTGCGGCACTGATGTGTCTCGGGCTTTTCTGGTGGGGACGACATCATGCTGACTAA
- a CDS encoding inositol monophosphatase family protein translates to MSDFVTPVLLMQTLAAVREAGRIITEAWEKPRSIKYKGPIDLVTETDVAVETFLGKRLREILPEANVLGEEGSPAARPEGTTWIIDPVDGTTNFAHSIPQCGISLALWRNDTVEMGIVYLPAEDELFHAVRGEGAFLNGKEISVTDESDVEHALVATGFPYSIREDIDIVMQNLRAVLMTTQGVRRFGSAATDLAYTACGRFDAYYEIRLKPWDLAAGWLLVEEAGGKVTLYDGVTPFDFGKGILASNGKVHKAVAALITDTDD, encoded by the coding sequence ATGTCTGATTTTGTGACGCCTGTTCTCTTGATGCAAACTCTTGCTGCTGTTCGTGAAGCTGGTAGAATTATTACTGAAGCCTGGGAAAAACCCCGCAGTATCAAATATAAAGGCCCGATTGATCTGGTGACTGAAACAGATGTCGCTGTCGAGACTTTTTTGGGGAAGCGGTTGCGAGAGATTTTGCCTGAGGCGAATGTGCTGGGTGAAGAAGGCTCTCCCGCTGCACGCCCGGAAGGCACGACGTGGATCATCGACCCCGTAGATGGAACCACAAATTTTGCACACAGTATTCCGCAGTGTGGCATCTCTTTGGCTCTGTGGCGAAATGATACGGTAGAGATGGGAATTGTGTACCTGCCCGCTGAGGATGAGCTGTTTCATGCTGTCCGGGGCGAGGGCGCATTCCTGAATGGGAAAGAAATTTCTGTGACGGACGAAAGCGATGTTGAGCATGCTCTTGTTGCAACGGGCTTTCCGTATTCCATTCGGGAGGACATCGACATCGTTATGCAGAATCTGCGTGCCGTGCTGATGACCACACAGGGCGTGCGCCGCTTTGGCTCAGCCGCTACGGACCTTGCGTACACGGCATGTGGGCGTTTTGACGCATATTATGAAATTCGTCTGAAACCGTGGGATTTGGCTGCGGGCTGGCTTTTGGTTGAAGAGGCTGGCGGCAAGGTGACGCTGTATGATGGCGTGACCCCGTTTGACTTTGGAAAGGGTATTCTTGCGTCAAATGGCAAGGTTCACAAGGCCGTTGCGGCCCTGATTACTGATACGGATGATTAG
- the rimI gene encoding ribosomal protein S18-alanine N-acetyltransferase, with amino-acid sequence MDYSFEQLGEKDLPELVALEKQCFSHPWGEKEFRLGLERKIFYVFGFTSPDGLLAYCSLHMVAGEAEILNIAVRSDLRRRGLGERLLRLIVQISKKMNIQSMYLEVRVSNLPAQALYRKLGFEQVGMRKKYYPDTGEDALVLRLDVENRESFPSAKEPGA; translated from the coding sequence ATGGACTATTCCTTTGAGCAGCTCGGGGAAAAAGATCTGCCAGAGCTGGTAGCGCTCGAAAAGCAGTGTTTTTCTCATCCATGGGGGGAGAAAGAGTTTCGGCTTGGTTTGGAGCGCAAAATTTTTTATGTTTTTGGGTTTACTTCCCCAGATGGACTTCTGGCCTACTGCTCACTGCACATGGTCGCTGGAGAAGCTGAAATTTTGAACATTGCTGTTCGCTCAGACCTGCGGCGTCGGGGACTGGGTGAGCGCCTGCTCAGGCTTATCGTGCAAATCTCCAAAAAAATGAATATACAGTCCATGTATCTGGAGGTTCGCGTCTCCAACCTGCCCGCTCAGGCCCTGTATCGAAAGCTCGGCTTTGAACAGGTTGGGATGCGCAAAAAATATTACCCCGACACAGGGGAAGACGCTCTTGTATTGCGTCTGGATGTGGAGAATAGAGAGTCTTTTCCCTCGGCAAAAGAGCCGGGGGCGTGA
- a CDS encoding phosphoglycerate kinase, with translation MRFIDQMDLKGKKLLIRVDYNVPIKDGVIGDDNRIQASLPTLRYALEQGATLILCSHLGKPKGEVKPELSLKPVAAHLAELLGRPVLMAPDCVGERVRSMVDALSAGDVLLLENLRFHKQEQAGDDEFGRQLAELCDVYCNDAFGTAHRAHASMTAIPAHAPQKCAGFLLKKEWEFIGEALAAPKRPYVAISGGAKVSSKLGILKKLLEKVDTLIVGGAMANTFMLLDGMKMGASLVEADLLDEAQAVLDFAKEKGARVVLPLDFVVGESPDATQAAGIVEAGQDIEPHLMALDVGPKTVELYREVLSGAKTVVWNGPVGLFENDAFADGSLELARIITGLDDALTIGGGGDTGACLKKAGLADSLTFISTGGGSFMEFMEGKELPAFKALED, from the coding sequence ATTCGCTTTATCGACCAGATGGACCTGAAAGGAAAAAAACTGCTCATCCGCGTTGACTACAATGTGCCCATCAAAGACGGCGTCATTGGTGACGACAATCGTATTCAGGCCAGCCTGCCAACCCTTCGCTATGCTCTGGAGCAGGGTGCAACCCTGATTCTGTGCTCTCACCTTGGAAAGCCCAAGGGCGAAGTGAAGCCTGAGCTGTCCCTGAAGCCTGTTGCGGCCCATCTTGCCGAGCTGCTTGGTCGTCCTGTTCTCATGGCTCCTGACTGCGTTGGCGAACGTGTTCGCTCAATGGTGGATGCGTTGTCTGCCGGAGATGTTCTTCTTTTGGAAAACCTGCGTTTCCACAAGCAAGAGCAGGCAGGAGATGATGAATTTGGCCGTCAGCTTGCCGAACTGTGTGATGTGTACTGTAACGATGCTTTTGGCACCGCTCATCGCGCTCATGCGTCCATGACGGCTATTCCGGCTCATGCACCTCAGAAGTGTGCTGGCTTCCTGCTGAAAAAAGAATGGGAGTTCATCGGTGAAGCTCTTGCGGCACCGAAGCGTCCATATGTTGCCATCTCTGGTGGAGCAAAGGTCTCGTCCAAGCTGGGCATCCTGAAAAAACTTTTGGAAAAGGTCGATACCCTTATCGTTGGCGGTGCTATGGCCAACACCTTTATGTTGCTTGATGGCATGAAGATGGGGGCATCCCTTGTTGAGGCTGATCTGCTCGACGAAGCCCAGGCTGTTTTGGACTTTGCCAAAGAAAAGGGCGCTCGCGTTGTTTTGCCCCTGGACTTTGTTGTTGGAGAAAGTCCTGATGCAACACAGGCTGCTGGCATCGTGGAAGCAGGACAGGATATTGAGCCTCACCTGATGGCTTTGGACGTCGGCCCCAAGACTGTCGAGCTGTATCGTGAGGTGCTTTCTGGTGCCAAGACTGTGGTCTGGAATGGCCCGGTTGGTCTCTTCGAAAATGATGCATTTGCTGATGGTTCGCTGGAGCTGGCCCGGATTATCACTGGCCTTGATGACGCGCTGACCATTGGTGGTGGTGGCGATACTGGTGCATGCCTGAAAAAGGCAGGCCTTGCCGATAGCCTGACCTTTATTTCTACTGGTGGCGGTTCTTTTATGGAATTTATGGAGGGCAAGGAACTTCCTGCCTTCAAAGCTCTGGAGGACTAA
- a CDS encoding NUDIX domain-containing protein, which produces MPKFSACLELIVSHNPCYTPLMAAKQNPSGKKRPTHRNSVPTQYVEIVDENNAPLCILGLEDAQRQTLRHRAVLVLLYDEAGKLYLRKRPASSPIFPGRWDIFASSCVQMNEAAEEAALRLLNDELHLYMAGVRFVHETPACPATGFSFVSLFSAGRVSSHAIKNSVPQTQAIMTVDRDELRALATEFRDQLTPALVHLWELNMLFPKKTRQAPKEH; this is translated from the coding sequence TTGCCTAAATTTTCGGCATGCCTTGAGTTGATAGTTTCACACAACCCCTGCTATACACCGCTTATGGCAGCAAAGCAAAACCCTTCGGGCAAAAAGCGCCCCACGCACCGCAACTCCGTCCCCACACAGTATGTGGAGATCGTTGATGAAAACAATGCTCCACTGTGCATTCTGGGGCTAGAAGATGCGCAACGACAAACACTTCGCCACAGAGCCGTTCTTGTGCTGCTCTACGATGAAGCAGGCAAGCTCTACCTGCGAAAGCGTCCCGCTTCAAGTCCAATATTTCCGGGTCGCTGGGACATCTTTGCCTCGAGCTGTGTTCAAATGAATGAAGCCGCAGAAGAGGCAGCCCTGCGGCTCCTTAATGATGAACTGCACCTGTACATGGCCGGAGTTCGCTTTGTTCACGAAACACCAGCCTGCCCAGCCACAGGATTTAGCTTTGTCAGCCTCTTTTCCGCAGGACGCGTTTCTTCGCATGCCATAAAAAACAGCGTCCCGCAGACACAGGCAATCATGACCGTTGACCGGGATGAGCTTCGGGCACTGGCCACAGAATTCCGAGACCAGCTTACGCCTGCACTTGTTCATCTCTGGGAACTCAATATGCTTTTCCCCAAAAAGACGCGGCAGGCACCCAAAGAACACTAA
- a CDS encoding rod shape-determining protein produces the protein MIFRRLFGFLGKDLAMDLGTANTLLYTPKDGIILNEPSVVAIDAHDGSIIAVGKEAKDFLGRTPERIRAIRPLKDGVIADFEVTKEMISFFIKKAITGMSLIKPRIVICVPTGITQVEKRAVIESALQAGSREVKLVEEPMAAAIGAGLPIEEPVGNMVVDIGGGTTEVAVISLSAVAYAESVRVAGDEMNDAIQRYFQDTHQLLIGENMAERVKMTLGTAMPIGEQLQGEVSGKNLVNGTPKSILVTDAEIREAISEPVSHIVTAVRRSLEKTPPELVGDIARNGLLLAGGGALLKGLDQLISQETNLNVIVDEEPLSTVVRGTGRTLDVPKLYGKVYIN, from the coding sequence ATGATTTTTCGACGCCTTTTTGGCTTCCTCGGCAAAGATCTGGCTATGGATCTGGGAACAGCCAATACTCTGCTTTATACCCCAAAGGATGGCATCATCCTGAATGAGCCTTCTGTTGTGGCTATTGACGCCCATGACGGAAGCATCATTGCCGTGGGAAAAGAAGCAAAAGACTTTCTCGGCCGTACTCCAGAACGCATCCGTGCCATTCGACCACTCAAAGACGGTGTGATTGCCGACTTTGAAGTGACAAAGGAAATGATTTCCTTTTTCATCAAGAAGGCGATCACTGGTATGAGTCTTATTAAGCCTCGTATCGTTATCTGTGTGCCCACTGGTATTACGCAGGTGGAGAAGCGCGCTGTTATTGAGTCTGCACTTCAGGCCGGTTCACGCGAGGTCAAACTCGTGGAAGAGCCTATGGCGGCAGCTATTGGCGCTGGACTCCCCATTGAAGAGCCTGTTGGGAATATGGTTGTAGACATCGGTGGCGGCACAACAGAAGTGGCCGTCATTTCTCTTTCTGCCGTTGCGTATGCAGAAAGTGTCCGCGTTGCGGGCGATGAAATGAACGATGCCATTCAGCGGTATTTTCAGGACACTCATCAGCTGCTTATTGGTGAGAACATGGCTGAGCGGGTGAAAATGACGCTTGGTACAGCCATGCCTATCGGCGAGCAGCTCCAGGGTGAAGTCTCTGGCAAAAACCTCGTGAATGGCACACCAAAGAGTATTCTTGTGACAGACGCAGAGATTCGGGAAGCTATCTCTGAACCTGTGTCACACATTGTTACTGCTGTTCGCCGTTCTCTGGAGAAAACTCCTCCAGAGCTGGTTGGTGATATTGCACGCAATGGTTTGCTGCTTGCTGGTGGTGGGGCGCTTCTCAAGGGCCTTGACCAGCTGATTAGTCAGGAAACCAATCTTAACGTCATTGTCGATGAAGAGCCGCTGTCAACGGTTGTTCGTGGCACAGGGCGCACGCTTGATGTCCCCAAGCTTTATGGCAAGGTGTATATCAACTAG